One Paenibacillus crassostreae DNA segment encodes these proteins:
- a CDS encoding tyrosine-type recombinase/integrase gives MQDWIQSMTISMELRGFAKSTQRMYLAHMKRFYLFCGKPPASVGYDEVRAFLHHAIKTKKLSSAYVNSAYGAIKFFYQSVLFREWNMLHIPRVKKKSFLPTILTFQEVCQILDATRNLKHKTILTTIYSAGLRVSEVAHLQLTDIHSPDMRLLVRQAKGGKDRYSILSDHNLLLLRQYWKAYRPSPWLFPGVPDTKPISVRSIQSIFKNSLHASGITKNVSVHTLRHCFATHLLNGGASILQIKELLGHADIQTTSMYLHLTHAQVLGLKSPLDLPFGGDDLG, from the coding sequence ATGCAAGATTGGATTCAATCCATGACAATTTCAATGGAGTTACGTGGATTTGCCAAAAGCACTCAAAGAATGTATTTAGCTCATATGAAACGTTTCTATTTATTTTGTGGTAAGCCTCCTGCATCCGTTGGGTATGATGAAGTTCGAGCTTTTCTTCATCATGCCATTAAAACGAAGAAACTCAGTTCTGCCTACGTGAATTCTGCTTATGGCGCCATCAAGTTTTTTTACCAATCTGTGCTTTTTCGCGAATGGAATATGCTGCATATTCCGAGAGTGAAGAAGAAATCTTTTCTCCCCACCATACTGACGTTCCAAGAAGTTTGCCAGATCCTCGATGCTACCCGCAATCTTAAGCACAAAACCATTCTTACCACCATTTACTCGGCAGGTCTTCGCGTGAGCGAAGTGGCTCATCTGCAATTGACAGACATTCACAGTCCAGACATGCGCCTTTTGGTTCGTCAAGCCAAAGGGGGTAAGGATCGTTACTCCATTTTATCCGACCATAATCTTCTGCTTCTTCGTCAATACTGGAAGGCTTACCGCCCCTCCCCTTGGCTTTTTCCAGGTGTCCCGGATACGAAGCCCATTTCAGTGCGGAGTATTCAGTCTATTTTTAAGAATTCATTGCATGCTTCTGGGATAACTAAAAATGTATCGGTGCACACCTTGCGTCATTGCTTTGCAACCCACCTATTAAATGGCGGTGCTAGTATTCTGCAAATCAAAGAACTTCTTGGGCATGCAGATATTCAAACCACTTCTATGTATCTTCATCTTACCCACGCCCAAGTTCTCGGGTTGAAAAGCCCTCTAGATCTTCCTTTTGGAGGTGATGATCTTGGTTGA
- a CDS encoding GNAT family N-acetyltransferase: MLAIRKEDRTPVGHAGLVYQNVEGKSETEVGYWISQNFWGQGYATESAIRWRDYGINTIGKRRLISIIQHANKTSIHVAIKNGMKHEKDVIFRNKNVALYSIDR, from the coding sequence ATGTTGGCAATTCGCAAGGAAGATCGAACACCAGTAGGTCATGCTGGATTGGTATATCAGAATGTCGAAGGGAAATCAGAAACTGAGGTAGGTTACTGGATTTCTCAGAACTTTTGGGGACAAGGGTATGCAACCGAATCAGCAATTAGATGGCGCGATTATGGTATTAATACGATAGGGAAAAGACGATTAATTTCAATAATACAACACGCAAATAAAACATCAATTCATGTTGCCATAAAGAATGGAATGAAACATGAAAAAGATGTAATTTTTAGAAACAAGAATGTAGCATTGTATTCCATTGATAGATGA
- a CDS encoding IS110 family transposase has product MIIPVLSIDVAKGKSVAAAFLSYHDCMYKPFSHTHDDLNHLLSILEQIKQATGQKPTVVLEATGNYSKPLVSFFSSYGYSVIVLNPLLTHQLKQKAVRKVKTDPIDAYVSPMSFTYNLLNLKLS; this is encoded by the coding sequence ATGATTATACCTGTTCTAAGTATCGATGTTGCTAAAGGTAAGAGTGTTGCTGCTGCTTTTCTTTCTTACCATGACTGTATGTACAAACCATTCTCTCATACCCATGACGACCTCAATCATCTCCTATCGATCTTGGAGCAGATAAAGCAAGCCACAGGTCAGAAACCCACCGTTGTTTTAGAAGCTACCGGCAATTATTCCAAACCTCTCGTTTCTTTCTTTTCTTCGTATGGTTATTCTGTCATTGTTCTGAATCCATTACTTACTCATCAGCTGAAGCAAAAGGCCGTGCGGAAGGTCAAGACCGATCCTATCGACGCATACGTATCACCCATGTCTTTTACTTACAATCTCCTGAACCTCAAGTTGAGTTAA
- a CDS encoding LysR family transcriptional regulator codes for MNLEQINTFLQVYQLQSFKEASYQMYLPQPTISQRIIQLEKELGKTLLIRSKRNITLTEEGRAFLPYAQYIQGALLEGKEAVNKVEQGKTGKLSIGCNTPLTSSVLPYILDTFSEKYPKVSIDIDTSSTPLLVRLIRQREIQLAITPHTNGDSGLIYQDVFSEPYCLIVSPTHPFAKKGKVSLEEISHEPLIIYRKNTLYRDMIDIIMVQENLFYKAKFETNNLQLIKHLIKKNAGIHISGKIHMRDEIINKELVAVSIDPNPFALSHIYVARLIKKVNNLEEEFMKYFETTLKETFLSY; via the coding sequence ATGAACCTAGAACAGATCAACACTTTTCTCCAGGTGTATCAATTACAAAGCTTTAAGGAAGCCTCTTATCAGATGTATTTGCCTCAGCCGACGATCTCCCAACGTATCATCCAGTTGGAGAAAGAGCTTGGAAAAACACTTCTAATACGAAGCAAGAGGAATATAACACTTACCGAAGAGGGGAGAGCTTTTTTGCCCTACGCCCAATACATACAAGGCGCTCTGCTGGAAGGAAAAGAAGCGGTCAACAAAGTGGAACAAGGCAAAACGGGGAAACTTTCCATTGGATGCAACACGCCTTTAACGAGTTCTGTATTGCCCTACATTTTGGATACTTTTAGCGAAAAGTACCCCAAGGTTTCTATCGATATCGACACCTCTTCCACGCCCTTACTCGTTCGTCTAATCAGACAAAGAGAAATCCAACTGGCGATCACTCCCCATACCAATGGGGATTCCGGACTCATCTATCAGGATGTATTCAGTGAACCTTATTGTTTAATCGTCTCCCCAACGCATCCCTTTGCCAAGAAAGGTAAGGTTTCATTAGAAGAAATTTCGCATGAGCCTCTCATTATCTATCGAAAGAACACACTATATAGAGACATGATTGACATCATCATGGTTCAGGAAAACCTATTCTATAAAGCAAAGTTTGAAACCAATAATCTACAACTAATCAAACACCTGATCAAAAAAAATGCAGGCATTCATATATCAGGAAAAATACATATGAGAGATGAGATTATCAATAAAGAGCTGGTAGCTGTTAGCATTGATCCAAACCCTTTTGCACTCAGCCACATCTATGTTGCCCGTTTGATCAAGAAGGTTAACAATTTGGAAGAGGAGTTTATGAAATATTTCGAGACCACACTAAAAGAGACATTTCTTAGTTACTGA
- a CDS encoding ABC transporter substrate-binding protein, which yields MRNVRMGWAILVVISMMVISACGSTTTANKGTNTAGNAKASATGEPTGGDKELVVRFYDNPAGFDPATIFRVENENIAFNVFGGLTTYDGETGELVPDLAESWETSDNKIWTFHLRKGVQWQSGYGEFTAADVQYSYNRIMDPATASTYSAEFADVVKIETPDDYTVVIELSKPNGNFLHVVANYHQGQIVKQEAIEAGGDQVKFNPIGTGPYYVEKIDVNSEIVLARHEDYYKGPAPIKRITFPIIKNESNATIALQNGEIDVIMRSNREEELAILEKAGFKMNSSMNTMTYIMMLNYKNQYLSDVRVRHAVAYALDYPSISAALAPKNETSPAYNIVPDWMDIFTDKVPQYKYDPEKAKALLAEAGYADGINLTLLIGAVNEEYQLVQEYLKAVGINMDFEVVDAATYNQRRLVGEFDISIRAIPALNPDMLLFSYLHPDNIAPAGLNSSSYSNPELTEKLEAAKVELDQEKRQKLYEEVQIIAMEDLPYYPMFGINYYWPSKQNVTGIHINKLSQVNFYDVDMN from the coding sequence ATGAGAAACGTAAGAATGGGATGGGCAATACTGGTTGTTATAAGTATGATGGTGATTTCAGCGTGTGGGAGTACTACAACAGCTAATAAGGGAACGAATACGGCAGGAAATGCAAAAGCTTCTGCAACTGGAGAACCTACTGGCGGGGATAAAGAATTAGTCGTGAGGTTTTATGATAATCCAGCCGGGTTTGATCCAGCAACCATTTTCCGAGTTGAGAATGAGAACATTGCTTTCAATGTGTTCGGTGGATTAACTACCTATGATGGAGAAACGGGTGAGCTTGTTCCGGATCTAGCGGAATCCTGGGAGACTTCGGACAATAAGATCTGGACGTTTCACCTCAGAAAAGGTGTGCAGTGGCAATCAGGATATGGTGAGTTCACGGCGGCAGATGTCCAATACAGCTATAACCGGATTATGGATCCGGCAACTGCCTCCACGTATTCCGCTGAATTTGCGGATGTAGTCAAGATAGAAACGCCAGATGACTATACAGTAGTTATCGAGCTAAGTAAGCCCAATGGTAACTTCCTGCATGTCGTAGCGAACTATCATCAAGGGCAGATCGTGAAACAAGAAGCGATCGAAGCCGGTGGTGATCAGGTTAAATTCAACCCAATAGGCACAGGTCCTTATTATGTGGAGAAAATTGATGTCAACTCTGAAATCGTGCTGGCCAGACATGAAGATTATTATAAGGGACCTGCACCGATCAAAAGAATTACTTTCCCCATTATCAAAAATGAATCCAACGCTACAATTGCCCTGCAAAATGGGGAGATTGATGTGATTATGAGAAGCAACCGCGAGGAAGAATTAGCTATTCTCGAAAAAGCGGGATTCAAGATGAACTCATCGATGAACACAATGACCTACATTATGATGCTGAATTATAAAAATCAATATCTGTCTGATGTTCGTGTTCGCCATGCGGTGGCGTATGCGCTGGATTACCCTTCCATTTCAGCGGCACTTGCACCGAAGAATGAGACCTCTCCAGCCTATAATATTGTTCCGGACTGGATGGATATCTTCACAGACAAGGTTCCGCAATATAAATATGACCCAGAGAAGGCAAAAGCGCTGCTTGCTGAAGCCGGATACGCAGACGGAATTAACCTGACCTTATTAATTGGAGCGGTAAATGAGGAGTATCAGCTGGTTCAGGAATATCTTAAGGCGGTAGGCATTAATATGGATTTTGAGGTTGTGGATGCAGCGACTTATAATCAGCGCCGGTTAGTAGGAGAATTTGATATAAGTATCCGGGCTATTCCTGCCTTAAATCCGGACATGTTATTGTTCAGCTATCTGCATCCGGATAATATTGCTCCTGCCGGGTTGAATAGTTCTTCCTACAGCAATCCGGAATTGACGGAGAAATTAGAGGCTGCAAAGGTAGAGTTAGACCAAGAAAAACGTCAAAAGCTATATGAAGAAGTGCAAATCATCGCGATGGAGGATCTGCCCTACTATCCGATGTTCGGAATTAATTATTACTGGCCTAGTAAACAGAATGTTACCGGAATCCACATTAACAAACTTAGTCAAGTTAACTTTTATGATGTAGACATGAATTAA
- a CDS encoding ABC transporter permease, which produces MFGYMMKRFLQLTVTLFGVVTLVFFALRLLPGDATAAMAGDNLSGEALERLREQMGLNEPLYSQYFSYLGSLLRLDFGNTLITNLPLMEMLMKSVPITMTIALITIVLAIAISIPLGTLAAYMAHKGKKTLDNIITWAAMVVDLMPAFWTSLLLLLILSLSLGIFPASGAVTFEDPVMLMKRIAIPVIVLTITQLAILTRMTRTAVLEVLNEDYIRTARSLGMSEILVVFRHALKNAALPIVTVLGISFGNLLNGTVIVEFIFSIPGIGTLLVNGIYSRDYPLVQTLILFYAFIFIVVNFLTDIVYKKIDPRVQF; this is translated from the coding sequence GTGTTTGGATACATGATGAAAAGATTCTTGCAATTAACGGTTACCCTGTTCGGGGTGGTTACGCTTGTATTCTTCGCTTTGCGGCTCCTTCCTGGTGATGCGACGGCGGCTATGGCCGGAGATAATCTTTCGGGAGAAGCGCTGGAAAGATTACGAGAACAGATGGGGCTCAATGAGCCCCTCTACTCCCAATATTTCAGCTATCTGGGTTCTCTGCTCAGATTGGACTTCGGCAATACACTGATTACCAATCTGCCGTTGATGGAGATGTTAATGAAATCAGTACCGATAACGATGACTATTGCCCTTATTACAATCGTGCTCGCGATAGCCATCTCTATCCCTCTAGGAACACTAGCGGCCTATATGGCTCATAAAGGCAAAAAAACATTGGATAATATCATCACTTGGGCCGCCATGGTGGTGGATCTAATGCCGGCATTTTGGACATCCTTGCTGCTTTTGTTGATATTATCGCTGTCCCTCGGGATTTTCCCGGCAAGTGGAGCCGTTACTTTTGAAGATCCGGTAATGCTTATGAAACGAATAGCGATTCCTGTAATTGTTCTGACGATCACCCAGTTGGCTATTCTTACGAGAATGACCAGAACTGCGGTATTGGAAGTATTAAATGAGGATTATATTCGTACCGCACGTTCATTGGGAATGTCTGAGATATTGGTGGTCTTCCGTCATGCTCTGAAGAATGCAGCATTACCAATTGTAACAGTATTGGGTATTAGCTTTGGTAATTTGTTGAATGGAACCGTTATTGTGGAGTTTATCTTCTCCATTCCGGGAATAGGAACCTTATTGGTAAACGGAATATACAGCAGAGATTATCCGCTCGTTCAAACTTTAATATTGTTCTACGCCTTTATATTTATAGTAGTCAATTTTTTAACAGATATCGTGTATAAAAAAATCGATCCTCGTGTTCAGTTTTAA
- a CDS encoding ABC transporter permease — protein MSKPEAVLPNMRNVTRKFPSFQIPGFNIIRTNKKAKWGLGILLPIVLLTALAPILPIPEPLVTNVSSSLQTPSLDHPFGTDKLGRDVLSRTLAGIKISLLVGFSVAFIALIVGVLLGTIAGFFGKTVDRVIMSVVDIFLAFPSLLLAIGLVSIMGAGWIPVVIAISFADVPRFIRLQRSLVISLKSRTFIDAARSVQASQFWLMSKHIIPNTISSMLVATSISAENAILVEASLSFLGLGIMPPTPSLGNLIQEGQMYLQQAWWISTLPGLVILAITISLYFLSDGIREALEPRSRK, from the coding sequence GTGAGTAAGCCAGAAGCGGTTCTGCCCAATATGAGGAATGTAACTAGAAAATTTCCGAGCTTCCAAATTCCTGGATTTAACATTATCAGGACCAATAAAAAGGCAAAGTGGGGATTAGGGATATTGCTGCCTATCGTGCTGCTGACTGCTCTAGCCCCGATATTACCTATACCGGAGCCCTTGGTGACCAACGTGTCTTCCAGCTTGCAGACCCCTTCATTGGACCATCCATTTGGTACCGATAAACTGGGCCGTGATGTTCTTAGTCGTACATTGGCAGGCATCAAAATATCTCTTCTTGTAGGTTTTAGCGTTGCATTTATAGCATTGATTGTTGGGGTTCTGCTAGGTACAATAGCTGGTTTTTTCGGCAAAACGGTCGATCGAGTAATAATGAGTGTAGTCGATATCTTCTTGGCTTTTCCTTCATTACTCCTTGCGATAGGGCTTGTATCGATTATGGGGGCAGGCTGGATACCCGTAGTCATCGCTATTTCTTTTGCGGATGTTCCAAGATTTATAAGGCTGCAGCGCTCCCTAGTCATTAGTCTGAAATCCAGGACATTTATCGATGCTGCCCGATCTGTGCAAGCGAGCCAATTCTGGTTGATGTCCAAACATATTATTCCGAATACGATTTCATCTATGTTGGTTGCAACCAGTATTTCAGCAGAAAATGCCATTCTGGTAGAAGCAAGCTTGAGTTTTCTGGGGTTAGGAATTATGCCTCCAACCCCTTCATTAGGCAATTTGATTCAGGAAGGACAAATGTATTTGCAGCAAGCGTGGTGGATTTCTACCTTGCCTGGTCTGGTTATATTGGCCATTACTATCAGTTTGTATTTCCTGTCTGATGGAATACGTGAAGCACTGGAACCACGCTCCAGAAAGTAA
- a CDS encoding ABC transporter ATP-binding protein, producing MSNRENSTTSLLEVERLQTHFLTDNGAVKAVNGVSFTLERGERLAIVGESGSGKSAMAMSLIQLLAYPGQVVGGSVRLDGTELVGMNEKQLNQIRGSKIGTVFQDPMASLDPVMRISDQMVRPIRNHLKVGEKEARSIAVSWLRRVGIPDPDKRIDAYPFEMSGGMRQRVMIAMALSCNPKLILADEPTTALDVTIQAQIVELLKELTDTIGTAMIFITHDLGLVARFAQKVAVMYAGQIVEIATVEELFAHPKHPYTQSLLMTIPKVSGTRQERLLQINGFPPDMSLPIVGCSFKDRCPAASSRCSEDMPELASRGGMQSAACWMEHGLMDQDGNQVISLLGRQVEKSGTVNKKSKEDYLTGLSENVLSVKNLQKNFDKASLLPWRKGTSIKAVNGINISLKRGETIGIVGESGCGKSTTARLLLGLDKPTSGDIEVNGNVQIVFQDPNSSFNPKMKIADIIAEPLVVKNIGTKNERKERVRELIGKVGLEESFLERYPSQLSGGQRQRIGVARALALNPSVVVADEPTSALDVSVRAQIINLLCDLKDEMGLSFVFISHDLSTVRYISDTIAVMYLGEIVEYGPAEEVFLNPVHPYTQALLAAVPMPDPVFESKRTIKVLSGELPSPANPPSGCAFHSRCPLATELCLQQKPGLKEYQNKHQVSCHEVYKVSVS from the coding sequence GTGTCAAATCGAGAGAATTCTACAACATCACTGCTGGAAGTAGAGCGGCTACAAACTCACTTTTTAACGGATAACGGTGCTGTTAAAGCTGTGAACGGGGTTTCCTTTACTCTGGAACGTGGAGAACGTTTAGCCATCGTGGGTGAGAGTGGATCGGGAAAAAGCGCCATGGCTATGTCACTGATACAATTATTAGCTTATCCCGGCCAAGTTGTTGGTGGGAGCGTACGTCTCGATGGGACGGAACTGGTAGGGATGAACGAAAAACAACTAAATCAAATCCGTGGTAGCAAGATTGGAACTGTATTTCAAGATCCGATGGCCTCTCTGGACCCTGTTATGCGGATTTCAGATCAAATGGTCAGACCCATTCGCAATCACTTGAAGGTTGGGGAGAAAGAGGCACGCTCCATTGCGGTCAGTTGGTTGAGGAGGGTGGGTATCCCTGATCCGGATAAACGGATTGATGCTTATCCTTTTGAAATGAGTGGAGGGATGCGGCAGCGGGTCATGATTGCTATGGCCTTGTCATGTAATCCCAAGCTGATCCTCGCAGATGAGCCGACGACGGCTCTGGATGTGACCATTCAAGCGCAAATCGTAGAGCTGCTCAAGGAGCTGACAGATACGATTGGGACAGCCATGATTTTTATTACTCATGATCTTGGGTTAGTGGCACGTTTTGCTCAAAAAGTAGCTGTAATGTATGCCGGACAAATCGTTGAGATTGCTACTGTAGAGGAGTTGTTTGCACATCCCAAACATCCATATACGCAGAGCTTGTTAATGACCATTCCAAAGGTGAGTGGAACACGGCAGGAGAGATTACTGCAAATCAATGGTTTTCCACCTGATATGAGTTTACCCATTGTTGGTTGTTCCTTTAAAGATCGTTGTCCGGCGGCCTCCTCTCGTTGTTCTGAAGATATGCCAGAACTTGCATCACGTGGGGGGATGCAGTCAGCTGCCTGCTGGATGGAACACGGATTGATGGATCAAGATGGCAATCAAGTGATCTCATTGCTTGGTAGACAAGTAGAAAAGTCAGGTACTGTAAATAAAAAAAGCAAAGAAGACTATCTCACAGGCTTGTCGGAGAATGTCCTTTCGGTAAAAAATTTGCAGAAAAATTTCGACAAAGCATCCTTGCTGCCTTGGCGTAAAGGGACATCGATCAAAGCGGTAAATGGTATTAATATCTCTTTAAAAAGAGGAGAAACCATTGGTATTGTCGGGGAAAGCGGCTGTGGCAAAAGTACAACAGCGAGATTGCTGCTCGGATTGGACAAGCCTACATCAGGCGATATCGAAGTAAATGGGAATGTTCAAATTGTGTTTCAAGATCCCAATTCTTCCTTTAACCCGAAAATGAAAATTGCGGATATTATTGCCGAACCTCTTGTAGTGAAGAATATCGGGACAAAAAATGAACGGAAAGAAAGGGTTAGAGAGCTTATTGGGAAAGTGGGTCTGGAGGAATCATTTCTGGAGCGCTATCCAAGTCAGTTAAGCGGAGGCCAGCGGCAGCGAATAGGTGTAGCACGAGCGCTCGCCCTCAACCCTTCTGTAGTTGTAGCCGATGAACCAACATCTGCACTGGATGTTTCGGTTCGGGCGCAAATTATTAATTTACTCTGTGATCTTAAGGATGAAATGGGTTTGAGCTTCGTGTTCATTTCTCATGATCTATCAACAGTACGATATATTTCCGATACAATTGCCGTGATGTACTTAGGTGAAATTGTGGAATATGGTCCGGCGGAAGAGGTGTTCCTAAATCCCGTTCACCCCTATACACAAGCCTTATTGGCCGCAGTTCCCATGCCAGATCCGGTCTTTGAATCGAAAAGGACAATAAAAGTGTTATCAGGTGAATTGCCAAGCCCGGCCAATCCGCCATCAGGCTGTGCTTTTCACTCCCGCTGCCCACTGGCCACAGAATTATGCCTGCAGCAGAAACCGGGATTAAAAGAATACCAGAATAAACACCAGGTCTCCTGTCATGAGGTCTATAAGGTCTCGGTCTCCTGA
- a CDS encoding MFS transporter encodes MNNKSYPIHLLSVTSLGVLLVTLNLSSLNVALPELTAHFKADALESNWILLSYMLFTSVLILVFGKLSDIYGRRTLYLTGLILFTIVSLLCGLSPNVWTLIILRIIQAAGGALVITNTTPLITDAFKQKDLGTALGINVLVASAAQLLGPVVGGYLIYMLDWRWIFWFNVPIGLIGIIWAFIILRPVPGKLRGEKIDVIGNLCILFGLGGLVFAFSIGGIIGWNTIPVIVGGSMFVLFGAYFIWWEQRVKYPSIDFTLFRDRTFAMANLSTFLNSLARSSVVLLIALFYQVIYKENTFTVAIHVLPVTVGMIIASPIVGFLSGKYSTKLLSTVGLSISAIGMLLLTIHTHAEASTVWIGIGQFLVGFGSGVFMTPNTKSIMLTVPVEKRGMANGLRSMLQNMGTVISTAFSLMLVTSVLPPFLKDSIYQGVNARVTEADMSLISNGFQLAFAVMTILTLLAIAISFLRDEKREEMIIGTIQATIHPTKGR; translated from the coding sequence ATGAATAACAAGTCCTATCCCATACATTTGCTATCGGTGACGAGTCTGGGAGTGCTGCTTGTTACTTTGAATCTAAGCTCACTTAATGTGGCATTACCTGAGTTAACGGCTCATTTCAAAGCAGATGCACTAGAGTCCAACTGGATTTTATTGTCCTATATGCTCTTTACCTCCGTACTTATTTTAGTCTTCGGGAAACTGTCCGATATTTATGGTCGTCGGACACTTTATTTGACCGGACTGATTCTGTTCACTATTGTGAGCTTGTTATGCGGATTGTCGCCTAATGTATGGACTTTGATTATTTTACGTATCATTCAGGCAGCTGGCGGGGCCCTGGTCATAACCAATACGACCCCTTTAATTACGGATGCATTCAAACAAAAGGATTTAGGTACAGCCCTTGGAATCAATGTGCTTGTGGCCTCAGCTGCACAGTTGCTTGGACCTGTGGTGGGTGGATATTTAATCTATATGCTAGATTGGCGCTGGATATTTTGGTTTAATGTCCCGATTGGACTAATAGGCATCATTTGGGCTTTCATTATCCTGCGTCCGGTTCCAGGCAAACTGCGAGGTGAGAAAATTGATGTCATCGGAAATCTATGTATTCTCTTTGGACTTGGCGGCTTGGTGTTTGCCTTCTCCATAGGTGGCATTATCGGGTGGAACACGATCCCGGTTATTGTTGGCGGAAGTATGTTCGTTCTGTTTGGCGCTTACTTCATATGGTGGGAACAGAGGGTGAAATACCCGTCCATCGATTTCACCCTGTTTCGGGATCGGACGTTTGCGATGGCCAATCTGTCCACCTTTTTGAACTCTCTCGCACGATCTTCGGTGGTCCTTCTAATCGCATTATTTTATCAGGTCATTTATAAGGAGAATACTTTTACTGTAGCTATTCATGTATTACCCGTAACCGTGGGCATGATTATTGCCTCGCCGATCGTTGGTTTTCTTAGTGGGAAGTACAGCACGAAGTTGCTCTCTACGGTCGGTTTGTCTATTTCAGCCATAGGGATGTTGCTTTTGACTATACATACCCACGCAGAGGCTTCAACGGTCTGGATCGGAATTGGACAATTTCTGGTAGGTTTCGGCTCCGGCGTGTTTATGACACCCAATACTAAATCCATCATGCTGACTGTACCGGTGGAAAAAAGGGGTATGGCTAACGGATTACGCTCCATGTTACAGAATATGGGCACCGTCATCAGTACTGCGTTTTCCTTAATGCTGGTTACCAGTGTATTGCCACCCTTTCTGAAGGATTCGATCTATCAAGGTGTCAATGCACGGGTAACAGAAGCTGATATGTCCCTCATCTCCAACGGGTTCCAACTGGCATTTGCAGTGATGACTATATTGACATTGCTGGCCATTGCGATCTCCTTTCTCCGTGATGAAAAACGAGAGGAAATGATAATAGGCACGATCCAGGCAACTATCCATCCAACAAAGGGGAGATAA
- a CDS encoding cysteine hydrolase family protein, with the protein MNIETIWKDLLLENDQEVIERGGFGKSRGLGCRPALLVVDPQPNYMGDRKPILEQIDEYPTGAGEVAWTALEKAEPVLKLFRELELPVIFTRQTSKYMQFDNFASKSTVGRSQYAEGHPHTDLVAEVELAPTDFVIDKGYASGFVGTPLVNYLTRLQVDTLIVCGGVTSGCVRAAVVDAASLNYKVAVLYECVFDRIELSHRVSLLDMWMKYADLLSVDQAMEYLSTHATQLMKEGC; encoded by the coding sequence ATGAATATTGAAACCATTTGGAAAGATCTACTGCTTGAAAATGATCAGGAAGTCATCGAAAGAGGTGGTTTCGGCAAATCGAGAGGACTTGGCTGCCGGCCTGCATTATTGGTTGTGGATCCACAGCCTAACTATATGGGGGATCGGAAACCCATTTTGGAGCAAATAGATGAATATCCAACAGGTGCGGGAGAGGTAGCCTGGACTGCCCTAGAAAAAGCGGAACCTGTTCTAAAGTTGTTCCGTGAGCTAGAGTTGCCTGTTATTTTTACTCGTCAAACCTCGAAATATATGCAGTTCGATAACTTTGCTTCGAAGTCAACAGTGGGTCGATCCCAATATGCGGAGGGACATCCTCATACGGATCTGGTTGCAGAGGTGGAATTAGCTCCAACTGATTTTGTCATTGATAAGGGGTATGCGAGTGGTTTTGTCGGTACACCGCTGGTCAACTATTTAACGCGGCTCCAGGTAGATACCTTGATCGTGTGTGGTGGTGTTACATCGGGTTGTGTAAGAGCGGCTGTGGTGGATGCAGCCTCCCTGAATTATAAAGTGGCTGTGTTATACGAATGTGTGTTTGACCGGATAGAACTGTCGCATCGTGTAAGCCTGCTGGATATGTGGATGAAATATGCAGATCTATTATCGGTGGATCAAGCTATGGAATACCTTTCAACCCATGCAACTCAGCTAATGAAGGAAGGGTGTTAA